CAAACGTGCTTCTTGGCGTTTTGGGGCTATTTTTGGTTATTTGCTTTTGGGCATGGAAGATAAAGGGCGCGTTTATCCTGGCAGTGCTTGTCACTTCAGTGATCGCTTGGGTGCTTGGCATCGCTCCTCATCCAACAGAAATTTTCTCAACTCCAGCCTCTATCTCGCCGATATTTTTAGAGCTTGACATAAAAGGTGCCTTTAGCCTAGCCTTGCTACCGGTTATTATCACATTTTTTGTGACTGATCTTTTTGACTCGATAGGCACGCTAGCTGGCGTTGGCACGAGGGCTGGGATATTTGACGAAAACAAAAAAGATGGCGTCGTAAAACTTGAAAAAACTCTTGAAGCTGATGCCGTTGCTACTGCAGCTGGCTCGCTTGTAGGTGTAAGTACGACCACATCGTTTGTAGAGAGCGCAAGCGGCGTAGAAGAGGGCGGTAGGACTGGTCTAACAGCTGTATTTTGCGGACTTTTATTCATACTTACACTATTTATGTTGCCACTTTTTAAAGCGATCCCTGGCAACGCCATCTATCCGATCCTCGTAATGGTCGGCGTGCTTATGTTTGCCGAGCTTGCTAGCATAAATTTCAAAGATCCAGCCATCGGCGTTGCGACATTTTTCATAGTTGTGCTCATCCCGCTTACTTACTCGATCACAAACGGTCTTGCATTTGGCTTTATGTCATACGTCATAGTTAAGCTCATAAAGAGAGAATTTAGCGATATAAATTTAGGCGTAGTCGTGCTAGCGCTTATTAGTTTTATCGTATTTTTAGTGCATTGATAAGGATTAAAGATGATATTTTATAGCTACGATGAATTTGCCGTTGATGCCAAAAAGATGGCAAAACAGATAAAAGATGAGTTTGATCCAGAGGTAATACTAGCTGTGGCAAGAGGTGGTTTAACGCTTGGCCACTCGCTAGCTGTTGCGCTTGAAAATAGAAATTTATTTACCTTAAATTCTATCCACTATGAGGATACAAACAAGCTTGATACGATACAAATTTTTAACGTGCCAGATCTTAGCGCGTATAAGAAAATTTTGCTTGTTGATGATATCATCGATAGCGGCGAGAGCATGGTCGAGATAAAAAGAGAGCTGCTTAAACGCTATCCAAATTTAGATATAAAGATAGCGACTGTATTTTACAAAGAAAAGGCTCTGCTTTTGCCTGAATTTAAGGTAAAAGAGGCTCATGACTGGGTTGAGTTTTTCTGGGATATACATATTTAAGGGCTAAATTTGTTAGAAAGAGTTAGAGAATTTGCTAGCAGACACATCGCTTTTAGCGTATTTTTGATATGTTTGATTGATTTTGTTTTTCTACTTTATGCGGCAAATTCTCTTAGTATAAGCTACAACGAGGCTGAAATTTTCTTTCAAAAGCACAGCCTTCTAAGCTACATCTTAAAGCTAAGCACCCATTTTTTTGGTCAAAATGATCTTGCTGTGCGAGGCGTGATGATCTTTTTTCACATCGCAAGCGTGGTTTTGATGTATAAGGTGAGTAAATTTTACATTAAGCTCGAGTTTGACAGGATCATAGCGGTCCTACTTTTTGTGCTACTTCCTGGCACGCTAGCTTCAGCCCTTATCATAAACAACGCTGGAATTTGCATCACTCTAGCGCTTTTGTGTATATATCTTTTTCATATTAAAAAGAAAATTTTATTTGGCATCTTTTTCTGCCTAGCCTTTTTTATAGATGGCGATTTCTTGATATTTTATGCAGGATTTTTTATATTTGCACTTTACAAAAGAAAGCCGCCACTTGCTTGGCTCAGTGCCATTTTATTTTTGCTGACACTTTATTTTTTTGGCTTTGAAACAAATGGCAGACCAAGTGGGCATTTTATCGATACTTTTGGC
Above is a window of Campylobacter concisus DNA encoding:
- a CDS encoding ArnT family glycosyltransferase → MLERVREFASRHIAFSVFLICLIDFVFLLYAANSLSISYNEAEIFFQKHSLLSYILKLSTHFFGQNDLAVRGVMIFFHIASVVLMYKVSKFYIKLEFDRIIAVLLFVLLPGTLASALIINNAGICITLALLCIYLFHIKKKILFGIFFCLAFFIDGDFLIFYAGFFIFALYKRKPPLAWLSAILFLLTLYFFGFETNGRPSGHFIDTFGIFAAVFSPFVFIFFVYTIYRIWVKEKKDLLWFIAICSFCFCMIVSVRQRLELEQFLPFCVIATPLMVRVFFNSYRVRLPKFRKGHKICTSLVMLFLIFNWSAIIFNQIFYLFLSDPTKHLTYKFDVAKELADKLKEAGVQDITTEDTRLALRLKFYGIKTKSYSKNLLASADLDEKSKFSIEKMGKVVANFNIKER
- a CDS encoding phosphoribosyltransferase → MIFYSYDEFAVDAKKMAKQIKDEFDPEVILAVARGGLTLGHSLAVALENRNLFTLNSIHYEDTNKLDTIQIFNVPDLSAYKKILLVDDIIDSGESMVEIKRELLKRYPNLDIKIATVFYKEKALLLPEFKVKEAHDWVEFFWDIHI
- a CDS encoding NCS2 family permease; amino-acid sequence: MKFFDLAQNKTSVKQEFGAGLTTFLAMMYIVPVNAIIMSKTGMPYEALITATALITIFSTILNGLWANTPVAMSVGMGLNAYFTFGLCIGMKVPWQTALGVVFLSGVIFVVLSFTNFRMWIIRSIPLDLRRAISAGIGTFISFVAFQQMGFIVNNDAVLVGIGNFRDPNVLLGVLGLFLVICFWAWKIKGAFILAVLVTSVIAWVLGIAPHPTEIFSTPASISPIFLELDIKGAFSLALLPVIITFFVTDLFDSIGTLAGVGTRAGIFDENKKDGVVKLEKTLEADAVATAAGSLVGVSTTTSFVESASGVEEGGRTGLTAVFCGLLFILTLFMLPLFKAIPGNAIYPILVMVGVLMFAELASINFKDPAIGVATFFIVVLIPLTYSITNGLAFGFMSYVIVKLIKREFSDINLGVVVLALISFIVFLVH